Proteins encoded in a region of the Halioglobus maricola genome:
- the purN gene encoding phosphoribosylglycinamide formyltransferase yields the protein MQAFIDACQTGDLNAEICLVLSNKPDAAGLERAAQAGLETTCVNHKNYDSRETFDAALVHALARHEPDLVILAGFMRILTPVFIEPFAGKLLNIHPSLLPKYPGLHTHQRALTAGDAEAGVTVHYVTPELDGGPPIIQARVAVEPGDTAESLAARVIVQEHVIYPIAARWQLEGRLELTAAGARLDGAPIPATGIDYVEGVH from the coding sequence ATGCAGGCCTTTATTGACGCCTGCCAGACCGGCGACCTCAACGCTGAAATCTGCCTGGTGCTGAGCAACAAGCCGGATGCAGCGGGGCTTGAGCGCGCTGCGCAGGCAGGTCTCGAAACCACCTGCGTCAACCACAAGAATTACGATTCGCGCGAAACGTTCGACGCCGCCCTGGTGCACGCGCTGGCCCGCCACGAGCCGGACCTGGTTATCCTCGCGGGATTCATGCGAATTCTCACACCGGTCTTCATCGAACCTTTTGCCGGAAAATTATTGAACATTCACCCGTCCCTGCTGCCCAAGTACCCGGGACTGCACACCCACCAGCGCGCACTGACTGCTGGCGACGCCGAAGCGGGTGTCACCGTGCACTACGTGACCCCGGAGCTGGACGGCGGGCCGCCGATTATCCAGGCCCGAGTCGCGGTAGAGCCCGGCGACACCGCCGAATCACTGGCGGCACGCGTCATAGTGCAGGAACACGTTATCTACCCTATCGCCGCCCGTTGGCAGCTAGAGGGTAGACTGGAACTGACCGCGGCTGGCGCGCGCCTTGACGGCGCGCCCATACCCGCCACAGGTATAGATTATGTTGAAGGTGTTCATTAA
- a CDS encoding AI-2E family transporter, with protein sequence MAEMTPQQEAVIKRWPLLLAVFVVAGVLLYMLEPILSPFVLGALIAYLGDPLVDAWERRGLSRTGGVLVVFLLFTLLFLAATLFAVPRLLHQLDALVSRVPDIYHWLTQVAVPWLQVRLDLPGSSLPQMDWSEQVANNWQSVGKFTASTLRQITGSGASLMLGLANLALVPVVAFYLMRDWDHLVAKALDILPLAWQDRVGYMVGEADEVVGAFLRGQFLVMCALGVIYSLGLWVVGLELALLLGLIAGLASIVPYLGFLVGIVASFIAAYAQFGEWTALLWVAIVFGIGQALESMILTPVLVGDRIGLHPVAVIFALMAGGQLAGFVGVVMALPVAAVIMVFVRHAVAHYRASELYHGE encoded by the coding sequence ATGGCAGAAATGACCCCTCAGCAGGAGGCCGTGATCAAGCGCTGGCCGCTGTTGCTGGCGGTTTTTGTCGTGGCCGGCGTGCTGCTTTACATGCTCGAACCCATTCTCAGCCCTTTTGTGTTGGGCGCACTGATTGCCTATCTGGGTGACCCGCTTGTGGATGCCTGGGAGCGGCGTGGTCTCAGCCGTACCGGTGGCGTATTGGTGGTTTTCCTGTTGTTTACCCTGTTGTTCCTTGCCGCCACGTTGTTTGCCGTGCCGCGGCTGCTGCATCAGTTGGATGCGCTGGTTTCGCGGGTGCCGGATATTTATCACTGGCTCACCCAGGTAGCGGTGCCCTGGTTGCAAGTGAGGCTTGATCTGCCGGGCTCGAGCCTGCCGCAAATGGACTGGTCTGAACAGGTGGCGAATAACTGGCAGTCAGTGGGTAAGTTTACGGCCTCGACGCTGAGACAAATTACCGGATCTGGTGCCAGCCTGATGTTGGGCCTGGCCAATCTGGCCCTGGTGCCGGTCGTGGCGTTCTACCTGATGCGTGACTGGGACCACCTTGTGGCCAAGGCGCTCGATATTCTGCCGCTGGCATGGCAGGACCGTGTGGGTTACATGGTGGGCGAGGCGGACGAGGTGGTTGGCGCGTTTCTGCGAGGCCAGTTTCTGGTGATGTGCGCTCTGGGGGTTATCTACAGCCTCGGTCTCTGGGTCGTGGGCCTGGAACTGGCGCTGCTGCTCGGACTGATTGCCGGGCTTGCCAGCATCGTGCCTTACCTGGGTTTTCTGGTGGGAATTGTAGCCTCTTTTATCGCCGCATACGCCCAGTTTGGAGAGTGGACGGCGCTACTGTGGGTGGCGATCGTTTTTGGTATCGGCCAGGCGCTGGAGTCGATGATTCTCACTCCTGTTTTAGTGGGCGACCGAATCGGCCTGCATCCCGTCGCCGTTATTTTTGCTTTGATGGCGGGCGGTCAGCTAGCCGGCTTTGTGGGCGTGGTTATGGCCCTGCCAGTGGCGGCTGTCATCATGGTGTTTGTCCGCCACGCTGTGGCTCACTACCGCGCCAGCGAGCTTTATCATGGCGAGTGA
- a CDS encoding OmpA family protein, protein MQKKILTAVVAATISLGALAPAANAELPLTLNLGMGLWKNDSSRNLNDTETPWAGLEWAFNDNWAAEVMYADDDARTEDGMGRADIVTWQLGMKYYGGSYIGDAGRIRPYLAFGAGEIDIDYGAADTVETTLNGGLGARWMITQRLGLSGEARMLYSLDEHYKDTLLSIGLNFYLGNVDGNTGAGASDAGGYSTGDEDGDGVTDDMDQCPGTPAGTRVDSVGCPLPVTEVASIKMMVNFGFDSSTVEEKYFSDISELAVFLQRFEDVHVDVEGHTDSSGPDDYNQSLSQRRAQAVVDLLVNEYGIAARRLEAKGYGESQPVADNATKEGRAENRRVMATLEVEYAD, encoded by the coding sequence ATGCAAAAGAAAATACTCACAGCTGTTGTAGCAGCAACCATTAGCCTGGGTGCACTTGCTCCCGCGGCGAACGCCGAGCTACCTCTGACCCTGAACCTCGGTATGGGCTTATGGAAAAACGATAGCTCGCGAAATCTGAACGACACCGAGACACCATGGGCTGGCCTTGAATGGGCATTCAATGACAACTGGGCCGCCGAGGTGATGTACGCCGACGACGATGCTCGCACTGAAGATGGCATGGGGCGCGCTGATATCGTGACCTGGCAGTTGGGCATGAAGTACTACGGAGGCAGTTACATTGGTGATGCCGGCCGCATCCGTCCTTACCTGGCCTTTGGTGCTGGCGAGATAGACATTGACTACGGAGCTGCGGATACCGTGGAAACCACGCTGAACGGCGGCCTCGGTGCCCGTTGGATGATCACCCAGCGCCTGGGGCTTTCCGGTGAAGCGCGCATGCTTTATAGCCTGGATGAGCACTATAAAGATACGCTGCTCAGTATTGGCCTGAACTTTTACCTCGGTAATGTTGATGGCAACACCGGAGCCGGCGCCAGTGATGCCGGCGGTTATTCTACCGGCGATGAAGATGGCGACGGCGTGACCGATGATATGGATCAGTGCCCAGGTACACCCGCCGGTACGCGGGTCGATTCAGTGGGCTGCCCACTGCCGGTCACCGAGGTGGCTTCCATCAAAATGATGGTGAACTTCGGTTTTGATTCTTCAACCGTTGAAGAAAAGTACTTCAGCGATATCAGTGAACTGGCTGTATTTCTGCAGCGCTTTGAAGACGTGCATGTAGACGTCGAGGGGCACACGGATAGCTCAGGCCCCGATGACTACAACCAGAGCTTGTCTCAGCGACGGGCACAGGCTGTTGTCGACTTGCTGGTCAATGAGTACGGCATCGCGGCTCGCCGTCTGGAAGCAAAAGGTTACGGCGAAAGCCAGCCTGTTGCAGACAATGCTACCAAGGAAGGTCGCGCTGAGAATCGTCGCGTGATGGCCACTCTCGAAGTCGAGTACGCCGACTAG
- the metG gene encoding methionine--tRNA ligase, with protein sequence MAANAPRKILVTSALPYANGPLHLGHMLEQVQTDIWVRFQKSRGHDCLYVCADDAHGTAIMLAAEKLGITPEQHIDNMRALHMADSEGFLIDFANFHSTHSEENEKWSAEIYKRLKANSHIASREITQAFDPEKELFLADRFIKGTCPRCKTADQYGDNCENCGATYSPSDLIDPVSAISGATPVDRESTHFFFRLPEFEAMLKEWLDSDTLQPQVANKLREWTDAGLQEWDISRDAPYFGFEIPGEPGKYFYVWLDAPIGYIASFENYCERTGHAFDEYWQPGGNTELYHFIGKDIINFHGLFWPAMLESAGLRTPTAIFAHGFLTVNGTKMSKSRGTFVNASTYLQHLQPEYLRYYFAAKLSDSVDDIDLNLEDFVQRVNSDVVGKVVNIASRCAGFLKKGFNNRLAPVCAEPELLADAIAAGEQIAELYEKREFNKAIREIVALADRANQYIDEHKPWVLAKEEGREADVHAVCSVGINLFRVLMTYLKPVLPAMAEKSEAFLNISLDWTVLEAPLVDHELTKFKPLIQRIDPKDVEAMVETSRPAEAPAEKTPVAKKKEQQPVDESGTIEFDDFAKVDLRVAKIVAADHVEGADKLLQLTLDVGELGTKNVFSGIKAAYKPEDLVGKLTVMVANLAPRKMRFGVSEGMVLAAGPGGEDIYLLEPHAGAQPGMQVK encoded by the coding sequence ATGGCTGCCAACGCCCCGCGCAAGATTCTCGTGACCAGTGCACTGCCCTACGCCAATGGCCCTCTGCATCTGGGCCACATGCTGGAGCAGGTGCAGACCGACATCTGGGTGCGCTTCCAGAAATCCCGCGGTCACGACTGCCTTTATGTCTGTGCCGATGACGCCCACGGCACGGCAATTATGCTGGCGGCAGAGAAGTTGGGCATCACGCCCGAGCAGCACATCGACAATATGCGCGCGCTGCACATGGCAGACAGCGAAGGCTTCCTGATCGATTTCGCCAACTTTCACTCCACTCACTCGGAAGAAAACGAGAAGTGGTCGGCGGAGATCTACAAGCGCCTCAAGGCCAACAGTCATATCGCCAGCCGGGAAATTACCCAGGCCTTTGACCCGGAGAAAGAGCTGTTCCTGGCGGACCGCTTCATCAAGGGCACCTGCCCGCGTTGCAAGACCGCAGATCAGTACGGTGATAACTGCGAGAACTGTGGCGCTACCTACAGCCCCTCCGACCTGATCGATCCAGTGTCTGCCATTTCCGGAGCGACCCCTGTCGACCGGGAGTCCACCCACTTCTTTTTCCGGCTTCCCGAATTCGAGGCCATGCTCAAAGAGTGGCTTGATTCCGACACCTTGCAACCACAGGTGGCAAACAAACTGCGAGAATGGACCGACGCTGGCCTGCAGGAATGGGATATCAGCCGTGATGCGCCCTATTTCGGATTCGAGATTCCAGGCGAGCCTGGCAAGTACTTCTATGTCTGGCTGGACGCGCCGATCGGCTATATCGCCAGTTTTGAAAACTATTGTGAGCGCACCGGCCACGCATTCGATGAGTATTGGCAGCCCGGCGGGAACACTGAGCTGTATCACTTCATTGGTAAGGACATAATAAACTTCCACGGCTTGTTCTGGCCCGCGATGCTGGAGTCTGCTGGCCTGCGCACGCCCACAGCAATTTTCGCTCACGGTTTCCTCACAGTGAATGGCACCAAAATGTCCAAGAGCCGCGGCACTTTCGTTAACGCCAGCACTTATCTGCAGCACCTGCAGCCGGAGTACCTGCGTTACTACTTCGCGGCGAAATTGAGCGACTCCGTCGACGATATCGACCTGAACCTGGAAGACTTTGTGCAGCGGGTGAATTCAGATGTTGTTGGCAAGGTAGTGAATATCGCCAGTCGCTGTGCGGGTTTTCTCAAGAAAGGTTTCAACAACCGTCTGGCGCCCGTGTGCGCCGAGCCGGAGTTGCTGGCGGACGCGATCGCGGCCGGCGAGCAGATAGCCGAGCTCTACGAGAAGCGCGAATTCAATAAGGCGATCCGCGAGATCGTTGCCCTCGCCGACAGGGCGAACCAGTACATTGATGAGCACAAGCCCTGGGTGCTGGCGAAAGAAGAGGGCCGTGAAGCGGACGTTCATGCCGTTTGTTCCGTAGGCATCAATCTGTTCCGGGTTCTGATGACCTATCTCAAGCCAGTACTTCCTGCGATGGCTGAGAAATCTGAGGCGTTCCTGAATATCTCGCTGGACTGGACTGTACTCGAAGCACCGCTGGTTGATCATGAGTTGACCAAGTTCAAACCCTTGATCCAGCGTATCGACCCGAAAGACGTAGAGGCGATGGTGGAAACCAGCAGGCCGGCAGAGGCCCCTGCCGAGAAAACACCGGTAGCAAAGAAGAAGGAGCAACAGCCTGTGGACGAGAGTGGCACCATCGAATTCGATGATTTTGCGAAGGTGGACCTGCGGGTAGCGAAAATTGTAGCTGCCGATCACGTCGAAGGTGCCGATAAGCTTTTGCAACTGACACTCGACGTTGGCGAGCTCGGCACCAAGAACGTGTTCTCCGGCATCAAGGCCGCCTATAAGCCGGAAGACCTGGTGGGCAAGCTCACTGTTATGGTCGCCAATCTGGCACCGCGAAAAATGCGCTTTGGTGTGTCAGAGGGCATGGTCCTCGCGGCAGGCCCCGGCGGCGAAGACATCTATTTGCTGGAGCCACATGCTGGCGCCCAGCCAGGTATGCAGGTTAAATAA
- a CDS encoding DUF2066 domain-containing protein has translation MPGTIFRLLAVMAVGLLLAGTVSADVVQNLYSARVPVVDQSSQTIAAAASDALGQVVVKVSGSEEALEHPTVRKAMGNARSQVQQYAFQDGDTGLVARFQFETSYVQRLVKQAGLPLWTANRPRVIAWLVTEQGGERQFVNMDTTPELARELMDEFDARGVPAQLPLYDLTDATAVSTDDVWALNGDALQAASQRYDVDDVLFGRVVAMSTGEWLGDWSYLYGRHRLDRHASAPESLGFSRQGVALAAESMAQRYAVVTSGADDARVVMNVTGINEFGAYAELVNWLEGLELVDHANVRRIAGDRVELTLVSMADADDLAKLIELNEHLVPQAVVPGQLDYLWQK, from the coding sequence GTGCCCGGTACAATATTTCGTCTTTTGGCCGTGATGGCAGTCGGCCTGCTGCTGGCCGGCACTGTATCTGCCGATGTGGTGCAAAACCTCTATTCCGCCCGGGTGCCTGTTGTGGACCAGAGCTCCCAGACTATTGCGGCTGCAGCCAGTGATGCACTTGGCCAGGTGGTTGTTAAAGTGTCCGGCAGTGAAGAGGCTCTCGAACATCCCACTGTCCGCAAGGCCATGGGCAACGCCCGCAGCCAGGTTCAGCAGTATGCCTTCCAGGATGGTGATACCGGACTGGTGGCGCGCTTTCAGTTCGAAACCAGTTATGTGCAGCGCCTGGTCAAGCAGGCAGGATTGCCATTGTGGACCGCCAACCGACCGCGGGTGATCGCGTGGCTGGTGACAGAGCAAGGCGGCGAGCGCCAATTCGTGAACATGGATACCACGCCTGAGCTGGCTCGTGAGTTGATGGACGAATTTGACGCTCGGGGCGTACCCGCCCAGCTCCCGCTTTACGACCTCACCGATGCCACGGCAGTCAGTACTGACGATGTCTGGGCTCTCAATGGCGATGCCCTGCAAGCCGCGTCGCAACGCTACGACGTGGACGATGTGCTGTTCGGGCGTGTAGTGGCGATGTCCACTGGCGAATGGCTGGGTGACTGGAGCTATCTCTATGGGCGCCATCGCCTCGACCGTCACGCATCGGCTCCTGAGTCCCTTGGTTTCTCTCGCCAGGGAGTAGCGCTGGCGGCGGAAAGCATGGCGCAGCGGTACGCCGTGGTCACCAGTGGCGCCGACGATGCTCGGGTGGTGATGAATGTAACCGGTATTAACGAGTTCGGCGCTTACGCCGAGCTGGTCAACTGGCTGGAAGGTCTCGAGCTGGTCGACCACGCCAATGTCAGGCGTATTGCAGGTGACCGGGTGGAGCTCACTCTGGTCTCTATGGCTGACGCTGACGACCTCGCCAAGCTGATTGAGTTGAATGAACATCTCGTGCCTCAGGCGGTAGTGCCTGGACAGCTGGATTACCTATGGCAGAAATGA
- the rsxA gene encoding electron transport complex subunit RsxA gives MLADYSILLIGAILVNNFVLVQFLGLCPFMGVSNKLETAMGMSMATTFVLTLASALSNITYHFLLDPLGLAYLKTISFILVIAVVVQFTEMVVRKSSPLLHRVLGVYLPLITTNCAVLGVALLNINKEHNFTQALFYGFGAAVGFSLVLVLFAAMRERLAVADVPTPFKGPAIGMITAGLMSLAFMGFAGLV, from the coding sequence ATGTTGGCTGATTATTCCATCCTGTTGATCGGGGCGATCCTGGTGAACAACTTCGTACTGGTACAGTTCCTGGGACTGTGCCCGTTTATGGGCGTGTCCAACAAACTGGAGACGGCGATGGGCATGTCTATGGCCACCACCTTTGTACTCACCCTGGCGTCCGCACTTTCCAACATCACCTACCATTTCCTGCTGGACCCGTTGGGTCTTGCCTACCTGAAAACCATTTCATTTATTCTCGTCATCGCCGTGGTGGTGCAATTCACCGAAATGGTGGTGCGCAAATCCAGCCCGCTATTGCATCGAGTTCTGGGCGTATACCTGCCGCTGATCACCACCAATTGCGCGGTACTGGGCGTAGCGCTCCTCAACATCAATAAGGAACATAATTTCACCCAGGCCCTGTTCTATGGTTTTGGGGCTGCAGTGGGCTTCTCGCTGGTGCTGGTGCTGTTTGCTGCCATGCGTGAACGTCTCGCCGTGGCCGACGTACCCACCCCTTTCAAAGGCCCCGCTATCGGTATGATTACCGCCGGCCTGATGTCGCTGGCCTTTATGGGCTTTGCGGGTCTGGTGTAA
- the dcd gene encoding dCTP deaminase has product MSIKADKWIRRMAEQQGMIEPFEAGQVRVDEGGDRLISYGTSSYGYDVRCSNEFKVFTNINSATVDPKGFDEGSFVDVTSDVCVIPPNSFALARTVEYFRIPRNVLTICLGKSTYARCGIIVNVTPLEPEWEGHVTLEFSNTTTLPAKIYANEGVAQMLFFESDEVCDVSYKDRGGKYQGQTGVTLPKA; this is encoded by the coding sequence GTGAGCATCAAAGCAGACAAGTGGATCCGTCGCATGGCGGAGCAACAGGGCATGATCGAACCTTTTGAAGCGGGCCAGGTGCGCGTCGACGAGGGCGGCGACAGGCTGATTTCCTACGGCACGTCCAGCTATGGTTATGACGTTCGCTGCTCGAATGAATTCAAGGTATTCACCAATATCAATTCTGCCACGGTGGATCCGAAGGGCTTCGATGAAGGTAGCTTTGTCGATGTAACCAGCGATGTGTGCGTGATCCCGCCGAATTCTTTTGCCCTGGCCCGGACGGTCGAGTACTTCCGCATTCCGCGCAATGTGCTCACCATTTGCCTGGGTAAATCCACCTATGCCCGCTGCGGCATCATTGTAAATGTGACACCCCTGGAGCCTGAGTGGGAAGGGCATGTGACGCTGGAATTCTCCAATACCACGACCTTACCGGCGAAGATCTACGCCAACGAGGGCGTTGCCCAGATGTTGTTCTTCGAATCTGATGAAGTATGCGACGTGAGTTATAAGGATCGCGGCGGCAAGTATCAGGGCCAGACTGGCGTTACCCTTCCCAAGGCCTGA
- a CDS encoding DUF3108 domain-containing protein: MLKVFIKTGLPALGTILALGLVLVGFPAQASETSLKPYTAEYKTTARGIGLKLTRKLQANRDGSYTLTNGGKIMVVGFQEISVFKVDGDKVQPKSYVYQGTGLINRRREVHFTPGSDVIRSLYKEQWYDLPYTEGTLDRMSQQEQLRLFLLNDPTPKEDVTIRVADAKKVKDYVLTYRGEAEIETPMGKFNTLHFERVHDDPDRKSDTWIAPELDYLMVKTVHVEDGKPVEMVLLDANIGK; this comes from the coding sequence ATGTTGAAGGTGTTCATTAAAACCGGCCTGCCTGCCCTGGGCACGATATTGGCCCTGGGGCTGGTCCTTGTCGGGTTTCCGGCACAGGCAAGCGAAACCTCTCTCAAGCCCTACACCGCTGAGTACAAAACCACGGCGCGCGGTATTGGCCTTAAGCTCACGCGCAAACTGCAGGCCAATCGGGATGGTAGCTATACCCTCACCAACGGCGGCAAAATCATGGTGGTGGGTTTTCAGGAAATCAGTGTATTCAAGGTCGACGGCGACAAGGTGCAACCCAAATCGTATGTCTATCAAGGCACGGGGCTGATCAATCGTCGTCGCGAGGTGCACTTCACCCCCGGCTCAGACGTGATCCGCAGCCTCTATAAAGAGCAGTGGTACGACCTTCCCTACACCGAGGGCACTCTGGACCGCATGAGCCAGCAGGAGCAATTGCGCCTGTTCCTGCTCAACGACCCCACCCCCAAGGAAGACGTCACTATTCGCGTCGCCGACGCCAAAAAAGTGAAAGACTACGTTCTTACTTACCGTGGCGAAGCAGAAATTGAAACGCCGATGGGCAAATTCAACACTCTGCATTTCGAGCGCGTTCACGACGATCCGGATCGCAAGTCAGATACCTGGATCGCACCGGAGCTGGATTATCTCATGGTGAAAACCGTCCACGTAGAGGACGGTAAGCCAGTGGAGATGGTGTTACTCGACGCGAATATAGGCAAGTAG
- the hda gene encoding DnaA regulatory inactivator Hda: MASEAQLALPVLIRDDATFDNYLAGEGGKVLLGGLRQQLTPDGEPLIFLHGGAGSGKSHLLQAACHLAEGRALYLPLADLAGYAPEEVLAGAEQMPLLCLDDLDAVVGNEAWELALFNLYNAARDAGCRLLLAAAASPRELAIDLADLRSRLAWGVVYHLPASDDERKCLILEFRAGLRGLQLPPEVAAFLVKRAPRSLDGLLDCLDKLDRASLAHQRALSIPFVKQTLDL; encoded by the coding sequence ATGGCGAGTGAGGCGCAGCTCGCACTGCCCGTCCTCATACGGGACGATGCTACCTTTGATAATTACCTCGCGGGCGAGGGCGGCAAAGTGTTGCTCGGTGGTCTGCGACAGCAGCTGACCCCTGACGGGGAGCCGCTGATCTTTCTTCACGGCGGCGCGGGCAGCGGCAAATCGCACCTGTTGCAAGCAGCTTGTCACCTGGCCGAGGGGAGAGCGCTTTATCTACCGTTGGCAGATCTTGCCGGCTATGCGCCTGAAGAGGTTTTGGCTGGCGCCGAGCAGATGCCGCTGCTGTGCCTGGATGATCTGGATGCGGTGGTGGGCAATGAGGCTTGGGAGCTAGCTCTTTTTAACTTGTATAACGCGGCACGTGATGCTGGCTGTCGCTTGCTGCTGGCGGCGGCGGCCTCGCCCAGAGAACTCGCGATTGATCTTGCCGACCTGCGTTCGCGCCTGGCCTGGGGGGTGGTGTATCACCTTCCGGCGAGTGACGATGAACGCAAATGCCTTATCCTCGAGTTCCGCGCCGGCCTGCGCGGTTTGCAGTTACCGCCAGAGGTAGCCGCATTTTTGGTCAAGCGCGCGCCGCGCAGCCTGGATGGCTTGCTGGATTGCCTGGATAAACTGGACCGAGCGTCACTGGCACACCAGCGCGCGCTCTCAATTCCTTTCGTAAAACAAACACTTGATTTGTAA
- the purM gene encoding phosphoribosylformylglycinamidine cyclo-ligase, giving the protein MTDSSTPSSLSYKDAGVNIDAGNALVERIKGVSKRTARPEVMGGLGGFGALCEIPEGYKQPVLVSGTDGVGTKLRLAMDLGVHNTIGIDLVAMCVNDLVVAGAEPLFFLDYYATGALNVDTAADVVEGIGRGCELSGCALVGGETAEMPGMYEGEDYDLAGFCVGVVEKSEIIDGSGVAEGDVLIGIGSSGAHSNGYSLVRKIIEVSDADLGQALGDTTLGEALLAPTIIYVKALLALFKQVNVKALSHITGGGLLENLPRVLPENCNAEIDTTSWDWPAVFNWLQSQGNVDTREMYRTFNCGVGMVVCVSAADEAATIASLQASGHSAWRIGGITTGSNEVVLKP; this is encoded by the coding sequence ATGACTGACAGCAGCACCCCCTCCTCCCTCAGCTACAAGGACGCAGGGGTCAATATCGACGCCGGCAATGCCCTGGTTGAGCGTATCAAAGGTGTTTCCAAGCGCACGGCGCGCCCTGAAGTAATGGGCGGCCTGGGCGGTTTTGGGGCGCTGTGTGAGATCCCCGAAGGCTATAAACAGCCGGTACTCGTATCGGGCACCGATGGCGTGGGAACCAAACTGCGCCTGGCCATGGACCTTGGCGTTCACAACACCATTGGTATCGATCTGGTGGCGATGTGCGTCAACGACCTGGTCGTCGCTGGCGCCGAACCGCTGTTCTTCCTCGATTACTACGCCACCGGCGCCCTGAACGTGGACACCGCGGCAGATGTCGTCGAGGGCATTGGCAGAGGTTGCGAGCTCTCTGGCTGCGCGCTGGTGGGCGGCGAGACCGCCGAAATGCCCGGAATGTACGAGGGTGAAGACTACGACCTGGCCGGATTCTGTGTTGGCGTGGTCGAAAAATCTGAAATTATCGATGGCAGCGGCGTCGCCGAGGGCGACGTACTGATCGGCATCGGTTCAAGCGGCGCCCACTCCAATGGCTACTCCCTGGTACGCAAGATTATCGAGGTGAGCGATGCCGACCTGGGACAAGCTCTGGGCGACACCACCCTGGGCGAAGCACTGTTGGCTCCGACCATCATCTATGTCAAAGCCCTGCTGGCGCTCTTCAAACAGGTCAATGTGAAAGCCCTGTCCCACATCACCGGTGGTGGCCTGCTGGAAAACCTGCCCCGGGTACTGCCCGAAAACTGCAATGCAGAGATCGACACCACCAGCTGGGACTGGCCAGCCGTATTCAACTGGCTGCAGAGTCAGGGCAACGTCGACACACGGGAAATGTACCGTACATTTAACTGCGGCGTGGGCATGGTAGTGTGCGTAAGCGCTGCCGATGAAGCGGCTACGATCGCCTCACTGCAAGCGTCCGGCCACAGCGCATGGCGCATCGGTGGCATTACCACCGGCAGCAACGAGGTCGTACTCAAGCCGTGA
- the apbC gene encoding iron-sulfur cluster carrier protein ApbC: protein MNEIKHIIAVASGKGGVGKSTTAVNLALALKARGAEVGLLDADIYGPSQQLMLGVADDVRPEQQGGQFLLPVKAHGLKTMSMGYLVTDKTPMAWRGPMAGGALAQMLEQTLWGPLDYLVIDMPPGTGDIQLTLSQKAQVAGAVIVTTPQDIALLDAQKGIEMFRKVDVPILGIVENMAMHVCSNCGHAEHIFGAEGGERMAQDYGVPLLASLPLQRSIREQTDAGNPTVVAEPESPAALLYLAMADKVAAALAAQGPDSAVKQFPEIKISDD from the coding sequence ATGAACGAAATCAAACACATTATTGCCGTAGCTTCCGGCAAGGGCGGCGTGGGCAAGTCCACGACTGCGGTTAACCTTGCGCTCGCGCTCAAGGCGCGCGGCGCTGAGGTTGGCCTGCTCGATGCGGACATCTACGGCCCCAGCCAGCAACTGATGCTGGGCGTGGCGGACGATGTGCGGCCGGAGCAACAGGGCGGCCAGTTCCTGCTCCCGGTGAAAGCCCATGGTCTCAAGACCATGTCGATGGGTTACCTGGTGACAGATAAGACTCCGATGGCATGGCGCGGCCCGATGGCCGGCGGTGCACTTGCACAGATGCTGGAGCAAACCCTGTGGGGGCCTCTGGATTATCTGGTGATCGACATGCCGCCGGGTACGGGCGACATTCAGCTGACTTTGTCCCAGAAGGCCCAGGTTGCCGGCGCTGTTATTGTGACCACGCCACAGGATATCGCCCTGTTGGATGCGCAAAAAGGCATTGAGATGTTCCGTAAGGTTGATGTGCCGATTCTGGGCATTGTTGAGAATATGGCCATGCATGTGTGCAGCAACTGCGGTCACGCAGAGCATATCTTCGGTGCCGAGGGCGGCGAGCGCATGGCGCAGGATTACGGAGTGCCGCTGCTTGCCAGCTTGCCGCTCCAGCGCAGCATCCGCGAGCAGACCGATGCCGGCAACCCGACAGTGGTCGCGGAGCCCGAATCTCCGGCCGCGCTGCTGTATCTGGCGATGGCCGACAAAGTGGCGGCGGCGCTCGCTGCGCAAGGCCCCGACAGTGCAGTAAAGCAATTTCCTGAGATCAAGATTTCAGACGACTGA